A section of the Spirosoma pollinicola genome encodes:
- a CDS encoding YncE family protein — MKYQSTKRIALGLLALSVWNCKTTDPDPIPYESGVFILNAGNFSDNNGTISFLSRTGNTVATNILQAANPSLLPSGGVQGYTEVNGKGLILVDNTAASQDKVEIVESGTFKSRATLKSPDIENPRQVISAGPNKAYISCWDVSGSGGAFYKDPGYIAVVDLNTSTVVKKIPAVKGVEKMVIAGTEAFVGSNTYSGDKTLLIIDLNTDTEKQRIAFGSTPEPLALDATGKLWIQTGNDLVQLDPQTRLIAKRLTFASAPGSVTFSTDKRSFIYTLNGKTYRLPVDANSALGSQILARSFSSLGIDPQTKRIYGSVIPSYKQAGYVLRYEESGALIDSVKAEIAPSGFYFR; from the coding sequence ATGAAGTACCAATCAACGAAAAGAATTGCGCTTGGCTTGCTGGCCCTTAGCGTTTGGAATTGTAAAACAACTGATCCCGATCCGATTCCTTATGAATCAGGCGTATTTATATTGAATGCTGGCAATTTTAGTGATAACAACGGAACAATTTCGTTTCTGTCGCGTACTGGCAATACGGTTGCAACGAATATTCTGCAGGCCGCCAATCCATCCTTACTCCCAAGCGGGGGGGTACAGGGCTATACCGAAGTGAATGGTAAAGGGCTGATTCTAGTCGATAACACGGCTGCAAGTCAGGATAAAGTAGAGATTGTTGAATCTGGTACATTTAAGTCACGTGCTACGTTGAAATCGCCGGATATCGAGAACCCACGTCAGGTGATTTCGGCCGGGCCTAATAAAGCCTACATAAGTTGCTGGGATGTTTCAGGTTCTGGCGGGGCATTCTATAAAGACCCCGGTTATATTGCGGTTGTTGATCTGAACACAAGTACAGTGGTAAAAAAAATACCGGCGGTGAAAGGTGTAGAGAAAATGGTTATTGCCGGAACTGAAGCATTTGTTGGAAGCAACACCTACAGTGGCGATAAAACGCTCCTAATCATTGACCTGAATACCGACACCGAAAAACAACGTATTGCTTTTGGGTCAACTCCTGAACCATTGGCCCTGGATGCAACAGGTAAATTATGGATTCAGACGGGTAATGATCTAGTTCAGCTTGATCCTCAAACCCGACTGATTGCCAAACGATTGACCTTCGCCAGTGCACCCGGGTCGGTTACCTTTAGTACAGATAAACGTTCGTTCATTTATACGTTAAACGGTAAAACATACCGGTTGCCTGTAGACGCCAATTCTGCTTTGGGTAGCCAGATTTTGGCTCGCTCATTTAGCTCGCTTGGCATCGATCCGCAAACCAAACGAATTTACGGCAGCGTTATTCCTTCTTATAAACAGGCGGGTTATGTGCTTCGATACGAGGAAAGTGGGGCGCTAATTGACTCTGTTAAGGCAGAAATTGCCCCATCGGGCTTTTACTTCCGATGA
- a CDS encoding Dph6-related ATP pyrophosphatase, translating to MSRQPAIMNWSGGKDSALALYHSFRSERWHIQTLLTSVNEEYGRVSMHGVRTELMTAQAERLGIPLQLLRFSGNVSMEVYDAQMQRRLQELSRKGITHSIFGDIFLEDLRLYRETQLQRVNLRGEFPLWQRNTTELVHEFLDLGFKAVLVCVNEKHLNADFLGRELDLDLLKDLPRTVDPCGENGEYHSFVYDGPIFSSPVSFTKGESVRRIYTTSGSTDCHADQPDTRWDTGFWYQDLILQ from the coding sequence ATGAGCCGTCAACCGGCTATTATGAACTGGAGCGGGGGCAAAGATTCGGCTCTCGCTCTGTATCATAGTTTTCGTTCAGAGCGTTGGCACATACAAACGTTGCTGACCAGCGTTAACGAAGAGTATGGTCGGGTGAGTATGCACGGCGTCCGAACGGAGTTGATGACGGCTCAGGCTGAACGGTTGGGCATTCCATTGCAGCTATTACGTTTTTCGGGCAATGTGTCGATGGAGGTATATGACGCTCAGATGCAGAGGAGGCTTCAGGAGCTTTCCCGGAAAGGAATTACCCATTCCATCTTTGGCGATATTTTTCTGGAAGACCTGCGCCTGTATCGGGAAACACAGTTGCAACGGGTAAATCTCAGGGGCGAATTTCCGCTCTGGCAGCGAAACACCACCGAACTGGTTCATGAATTTTTGGATTTGGGCTTCAAAGCGGTGCTTGTCTGCGTCAATGAAAAGCACTTAAACGCTGATTTCCTGGGTCGCGAACTTGATCTGGACTTATTGAAAGATCTGCCCCGAACAGTCGACCCTTGTGGCGAAAATGGTGAGTATCATTCCTTTGTCTACGATGGCCCCATCTTTTCCAGTCCTGTTTCGTTTACAAAAGGAGAATCTGTTCGTCGAATATATACTACATCTGGCAGCACCGACTGCCACGCCGATCAACCCGATACCCGTTGGGATACTGGGTTCTGGTACCAGGATTTGATTCTTCAGTAA
- a CDS encoding gluconate 2-dehydrogenase subunit 3 family protein, translated as MKRREAIQKAALMMGGILSAPTLAGAMGRVTNTGPSVLVSPDQEALLAEVADVIIPTTSTPGAKAAGAEKFIVRVMRDCYPKADQDKFYAGLAKLDADSKTKFSKGFAALDTAQKNEMVKQTMTADKPFFMRMKELTTTGYFTSEIGATKALEYLPVPGQFNGCMPLKPGQKTWAL; from the coding sequence ATGAAACGTAGAGAAGCCATACAAAAAGCGGCCCTTATGATGGGGGGAATTCTGTCGGCTCCCACGCTGGCGGGCGCTATGGGACGTGTGACGAACACAGGCCCAAGCGTGCTGGTCTCACCCGACCAGGAAGCCCTGCTTGCCGAAGTCGCCGATGTTATCATCCCGACCACTTCGACGCCGGGTGCTAAAGCAGCTGGTGCCGAAAAGTTCATTGTACGCGTCATGCGCGACTGCTATCCCAAAGCCGATCAGGATAAATTTTATGCGGGGTTAGCCAAGCTGGATGCCGACAGTAAAACCAAATTCAGCAAAGGCTTCGCTGCGCTGGACACGGCTCAGAAAAACGAAATGGTTAAACAGACCATGACGGCAGACAAGCCTTTTTTCATGCGCATGAAAGAGCTAACGACCACCGGGTATTTCACCTCAGAAATCGGCGCGACAAAAGCCCTCGAATACCTGCCTGTACCGGGACAATTTAATGGATGTATGCCGCTCAAACCCGGTCAGAAGACGTGGGCTCTTTAA
- a CDS encoding GMC oxidoreductase codes for MNLNIDSIKDQTYDAIVIGSGISGGWASKELTEKGLRVLMLEKGHQLEHVKDYEYAMKDPWQTQYNGRLTEEQKASHPKLARDYPYNEMTQNYWMKDTDSLYKEEKRFDWYRPNIVGGKSIMWGRQTYRLSDIDFGANEKDGIAVDWPIRYKDVAPWYSYVEKFVGISGEKLNLPQLPDSEFLPPMEMYCVEKEVRKRIEKNFPGRTMTIGRVANLSKAGQAQLGVGRAPCQYRNKCSLGCPYGAYFSTQSCTLPPAAKTGRLTLRPDSVVTEILYDENKKKATGVRIVDAVTMQSKEYNASIVFVCGSTLGSTSVLLNSKSARFPNGMGNDSGELGHNLMDHHFRIGASGDWEGDLDKYYIGRRANGIYVPRYRNIGNDKRDYIRGFGYQGGGSRQGWQRNIAEMSFGADYKEELTKPGPWTMGLGGFGETLPYHENRMYLDKNDKDKWGMPLVVFDAELKENEKKMRVDMMNDAKEMLESAGVKNVRSYDRGSYLGMAIHEMGTARMGRDPKTSVVNANNQLHGVKNVFVTDGACMTSASCVNPSLTYMALTARAADFAVKEMKRKSI; via the coding sequence ATGAACCTCAATATAGATTCTATAAAGGACCAGACATACGATGCCATTGTCATCGGGTCGGGAATATCGGGCGGTTGGGCGTCAAAAGAACTGACCGAAAAGGGTCTTCGCGTGTTGATGCTCGAAAAAGGGCACCAGCTTGAACACGTGAAAGATTACGAGTATGCCATGAAAGACCCTTGGCAAACCCAATACAATGGTCGGCTCACGGAGGAGCAAAAGGCGTCGCACCCCAAACTGGCGCGGGATTATCCGTATAACGAGATGACCCAGAATTACTGGATGAAAGACACCGATTCGCTTTATAAAGAAGAGAAGCGTTTCGACTGGTATCGGCCAAATATCGTGGGTGGTAAATCCATTATGTGGGGTCGGCAAACATATCGTCTGAGTGATATTGATTTCGGCGCGAACGAAAAAGACGGTATTGCGGTCGACTGGCCCATTCGGTATAAAGATGTTGCACCCTGGTATTCGTATGTCGAAAAGTTCGTGGGTATCTCGGGCGAAAAGCTGAACCTGCCTCAACTGCCCGACAGCGAGTTTCTGCCACCCATGGAAATGTATTGTGTGGAAAAAGAGGTGCGCAAACGGATCGAGAAAAACTTCCCCGGCCGGACCATGACCATTGGGCGGGTAGCTAACCTGTCGAAGGCGGGTCAGGCGCAACTGGGTGTTGGTCGCGCTCCGTGTCAGTATCGTAACAAATGCTCGCTGGGTTGCCCATACGGGGCTTACTTCAGCACGCAGTCGTGTACCTTACCGCCAGCCGCCAAAACAGGTCGGTTGACGCTTCGTCCCGATTCGGTCGTTACCGAGATTCTGTACGACGAGAATAAGAAAAAGGCCACTGGCGTGCGTATCGTTGATGCCGTGACCATGCAGAGCAAAGAATATAACGCCAGCATTGTTTTCGTATGCGGCAGTACGCTTGGCTCAACGTCGGTTCTGTTGAACTCCAAATCGGCTCGCTTCCCGAACGGGATGGGGAACGATTCCGGCGAACTTGGCCACAACCTGATGGATCACCACTTCCGCATTGGTGCCTCGGGCGATTGGGAAGGCGATCTGGATAAATACTACATTGGTCGGCGGGCCAACGGTATTTACGTACCACGTTACCGCAACATAGGCAACGACAAGCGTGATTACATTCGTGGATTCGGCTACCAGGGTGGAGGCAGTCGGCAGGGCTGGCAGCGTAACATTGCCGAAATGAGCTTCGGGGCCGATTACAAAGAAGAACTCACCAAGCCCGGCCCCTGGACAATGGGATTGGGTGGTTTTGGCGAAACGTTGCCCTACCACGAAAACCGCATGTACCTCGACAAAAACGACAAAGACAAATGGGGTATGCCGCTCGTTGTGTTCGACGCTGAGTTGAAGGAGAACGAGAAGAAAATGCGGGTAGATATGATGAACGACGCTAAAGAAATGCTGGAATCGGCAGGCGTCAAAAACGTCAGATCCTACGACCGGGGTTCTTATCTGGGTATGGCCATTCATGAAATGGGTACGGCTCGCATGGGCCGCGACCCCAAAACATCGGTTGTGAATGCCAATAACCAGCTTCATGGGGTCAAAAACGTATTCGTAACCGATGGTGCTTGCATGACCTCGGCGTCCTGCGTTAACCCATCGCTGACCTACATGGCGCTAACAGCAAGAGCCGCTGATTTTGCCGTGAAGGAAATGAAGCGGAAGAGTATTTAA